A genome region from Thermomonospora amylolytica includes the following:
- the hisC gene encoding histidinol-phosphate transaminase, which translates to MPRFRSVLDRFTAYKPGKTAVSPDGRSFKLSSNESPFGPLPSVLEAIADAAQRINRYPDNNAVALIEAISERFGVPADHVAVGCGSVGVTQMLLEAVAEPGAEVLYAWRSFEAYPVLVSLAGAEPVQVPLREETHDLDAMADAITERTRLVFVCNPNNPTGTVVRRAELERFLDRVPDDCLVVLDEAYREYIRDDEVPDGLTLYGDRPNLAVLRTFSKAYGLAGLRTGFLVAHPVVAEAIRKTMLPFSVNSLAQAAAVASLRAEDELLERVESTVKERERVADALRVQGWTVPPTEANFVWLRLGDRTLDFAAACEAQGISVRPFPGEGARVSIGTPEENDAFLAVAESYPHRNG; encoded by the coding sequence GTGCCACGCTTCCGTTCCGTGCTCGACCGGTTCACCGCCTACAAGCCCGGCAAGACCGCGGTGTCGCCGGACGGGCGGTCGTTCAAGCTGTCGTCCAACGAATCGCCGTTCGGCCCGCTGCCGTCGGTGCTGGAGGCGATCGCCGACGCGGCGCAGCGGATCAACCGGTACCCGGACAACAACGCCGTCGCGCTGATCGAGGCGATCTCGGAGCGGTTCGGGGTGCCCGCCGACCACGTCGCGGTGGGCTGCGGGTCGGTCGGGGTCACCCAGATGCTGCTGGAGGCGGTGGCCGAGCCCGGGGCCGAGGTGCTGTACGCCTGGCGGTCGTTCGAGGCGTACCCGGTGCTGGTGTCGCTGGCCGGCGCGGAGCCGGTGCAGGTGCCGCTGCGCGAGGAGACCCACGACCTGGACGCGATGGCCGACGCGATCACCGAGCGGACCCGGCTGGTCTTCGTCTGCAACCCCAACAACCCGACCGGCACCGTGGTGCGCCGCGCCGAGCTGGAGCGCTTCCTGGACCGGGTGCCGGACGACTGCCTGGTGGTGCTGGACGAGGCCTACCGCGAGTACATCCGCGACGACGAGGTGCCCGACGGCCTCACCCTGTACGGCGACCGCCCCAACCTGGCGGTGCTGCGGACGTTCTCCAAGGCGTACGGGCTGGCGGGCCTGCGCACCGGCTTCCTGGTGGCGCACCCGGTGGTGGCCGAGGCGATCCGCAAGACGATGCTGCCGTTCAGCGTGAACTCCCTGGCCCAGGCCGCCGCCGTCGCCTCCCTGCGGGCCGAGGACGAGCTGCTGGAGCGGGTCGAGTCCACCGTCAAGGAACGCGAGCGCGTCGCCGACGCGCTGCGCGTCCAGGGCTGGACGGTCCCGCCCACCGAGGCCAACTTCGTCTGGCTGCGCCTGGGCGACCGCACGCTGGACTTCGCCGCCGCCTGCGAGGCCCAGGGCATCAGCGTCCGCCCGTTCCCCGGCGAGGGCGCCCGCGTCT